In Arachis stenosperma cultivar V10309 chromosome 1, arast.V10309.gnm1.PFL2, whole genome shotgun sequence, one DNA window encodes the following:
- the LOC130965492 gene encoding putative ubiquitin-conjugating enzyme E2 38, whose protein sequence is MSSSHHKQKEAANTMKGREQIFNVFDIVSEVPDDHFFGSPSEEASSYSTANSNLSKRAMKEWKILEQNLPDSIYVRVYENRIDLMRAVIIGAAGTPYHDGLFFFDIQLPSKYPNYPPEVYFHSFGHDLNPNLYNNGRVCLSLLNTWHGRSAEKWDPRASTLLQVLLSIQALVLNEQPFFNEPGTSFGRPIFQSRSRVYTEMAFQLTWEVAMNLVHRPPEHFEAFVLQHFCTRSVAVLDACREYANERVWVGYYCMNQSGDGRSSSLCSSSNVKVSASFKKSLVESLYPRLVQTFQSCGADLNGTPKELESEVIINKQPKRKQMIDPTMHENKGEAGKHNNKGGIFMKAVDRIKTALGWKKKKTDSKQF, encoded by the coding sequence ATGAGTTCATCACATCACAAGCAGAAGGAGGCAGCTAACACCATGAAAGGAAGAGAGCAGATCTTCAATGTCTTCGATATCGTTTCGGAAGTCCCCGATGACCATTTCTTTGGCTCACCATCAGAAGAAGCTAGCAGTTACAGCACCGCCAACAGCAATCTCTCCAAGCGCGCCATGAAAGAGTGGAAGATCTTGGAACAGAACCTTCCAGACTCCATCTACGTTCGGGTCTACGAGAACCGCATTGACCTAATGAGGGCGGTGATTATAGGCGCCGCGGGAACGCCGTACCACGATGGTCTCTTCTTCTTCGACATCCAGCTCCCTTCTAAATACCCAAACTATCCTCCGGAAGTATACTTCCACTCGTTCGGGCACGATCTCAACCCGAACCTCTACAACAACGGCAGGGTCTGCTTGAGCCTCCTTAACACGTGGCACGGCAGGTCAGCCGAGAAGTGGGATCCACGCGCTTCGACGCTCCTTCAGGTCTTGCTCTCAATCCAAGCACTCGTTCTCAACGAGCAACCGTTTTTCAATGAGCCTGGGACTTCGTTCGGACGCCCTATCTTTCAGAGCAGGTCACGTGTCTACACCGAGATGGCGTTTCAGCTCACGTGGGAAGTTGCCATGAACCTCGTTCATAGGCCGCCCGAGCACTTTGAGGCCTTCGTCCTTCAACACTTCTGCACGCGCTCAGTGGCTGTCTTGGACGCGTGCCGCGAGTACGCCAATGAGCGCGTGTGGGTTGGGTATTATTGCATGAACCAAAGTGGTGATGGTAGGTCATCCAGTTTGTGTTCTTCTTCAAATGTGAAAGTTTCGGCGTCTTTTAAGAAGAGTTTGGTGGAAAGTTTGTACCCTAGGCTGGTTCAAACGTTTCAATCATGCGGTGCGGATTTGAATGGTACCCCAAAAGAGTTGGAATCAGAAGTTATTATTAACAAGCAACCCAAAAGGAAGCAAATGATTGATCCGACGATGCATGAAAACAAGGGTGAGGCTGGGAAGCATAACAATAAGGGTGGGATCTTCATGAAAGCTGTGGATAGGATCAAAACGGCGTTGggatggaagaagaagaagacagatTCCAAACAATTCTAG